One Deinococcus sp. LM3 genomic region harbors:
- a CDS encoding S41 family peptidase, translating into MNAFLRRSPPRRDRPARFRPLLSAARTAGLTALLACVSVLPGAAAQGKVSPAQAVFNQVNDLLRLEYGGLSTVDRAALTREYQERLDNVCAPTPDTCEEGRAYPVLEAELTALGDEHSFFQLPEDYREFVTSVTGGNRLQFGVKLALLDGQNRVVSEVVPGSAAEEAGLRRGDVLLRLNGRPYLYADLRDAREKGQTIRLDVQRQTERLEVTLTARESSTLDLPRLTSVPVSDLPGADAQVAVIRIPTFLSGGRVAQTVHDQVRQAQRSGAAGVIVDLRGNPGGSLTECDSAVSAFLPSLTRVARSADASSRTVVSRGTRLEDGRLSASVSNPALWTGPLAVLVDDGSASCSEFFAYEIQHAGRGPVIGEATAGVGNTATRVFPVGSQAAVQLTILNYAKPDGTPYPERITPDQVSAQDEAAIRQLTQGRDTLLQLGVQALQTAPVLTLDPFRQRP; encoded by the coding sequence ATGAACGCCTTCCTGCGCCGCTCGCCCCCGCGCCGTGACCGCCCGGCCCGGTTCCGCCCGCTGCTGAGCGCTGCCCGCACCGCCGGTCTCACGGCGCTGCTGGCCTGCGTGAGCGTCCTGCCCGGCGCGGCCGCGCAGGGTAAGGTATCACCGGCGCAGGCGGTCTTCAATCAGGTGAACGACCTGCTGCGCCTGGAGTACGGCGGCCTGTCCACCGTGGACCGCGCCGCCCTGACCCGCGAGTACCAGGAGCGCCTCGACAACGTCTGCGCCCCCACCCCCGACACCTGCGAGGAGGGGCGTGCCTACCCCGTCCTGGAAGCCGAGCTGACCGCACTGGGCGACGAGCACAGCTTCTTCCAGCTGCCCGAGGACTACCGCGAGTTCGTGACCAGTGTCACGGGCGGCAACCGCCTGCAATTCGGCGTGAAACTCGCCCTGCTGGACGGCCAGAACCGCGTGGTCAGCGAGGTCGTGCCCGGCAGCGCCGCCGAGGAGGCCGGACTGCGGCGCGGCGACGTCCTGCTGCGCCTGAACGGCCGCCCGTACCTGTACGCCGACCTGCGCGACGCCCGCGAAAAAGGGCAGACCATCCGTCTGGACGTGCAGCGTCAGACCGAACGCCTGGAAGTGACCCTGACCGCCCGCGAGAGCAGCACCCTGGACCTGCCGCGCCTGACCTCCGTGCCGGTCAGCGACCTGCCGGGCGCGGACGCGCAGGTCGCCGTGATCCGCATTCCCACCTTCCTGTCCGGCGGCCGGGTCGCGCAGACCGTGCACGATCAGGTACGGCAGGCGCAGCGCAGCGGCGCGGCCGGAGTGATCGTGGACCTGCGCGGCAACCCCGGCGGGAGCCTCACGGAATGCGACAGTGCCGTCAGCGCCTTCCTGCCCAGCCTGACCCGCGTGGCCCGCAGCGCCGACGCCAGCAGCCGCACGGTCGTCAGTCGCGGCACCCGCCTCGAAGACGGCCGCCTGAGCGCCAGCGTCAGCAACCCGGCCCTGTGGACCGGCCCGCTGGCCGTGCTGGTCGACGACGGCAGCGCCTCATGCAGCGAATTCTTCGCCTACGAGATCCAGCACGCCGGGCGCGGCCCCGTCATCGGGGAAGCCACCGCCGGCGTGGGCAACACCGCCACCCGCGTCTTCCCCGTGGGGTCGCAGGCGGCCGTGCAACTCACGATCCTCAACTACGCCAAGCCCGACGGCACGCCCTACCCCGAACGCATCACCCCGGATCAGGTGAGCGCGCAGGACGAGGCCGCCATCCGGCAGCTCACGCAGGGGCGCGACACGCTGCTGCAACTGGGCGTGCAGGCCCTCCAGACCGCGCCGGTCCTGACGCTCGACCCCTTCCGCCAGCGGCCCTGA